The Geoalkalibacter sp. genome has a segment encoding these proteins:
- a CDS encoding permease codes for MDWSREWKPLAAIIAVFLACYYLPIDWLRQSRRVENALWESLHLVNWYAQEHVLLCLIPAFFIAGAVGVFVSQAAVMKYLGPKANKGLAYGVASVSGTVLAVCSCTILPLFAGIYRMGAGLGPASAFLYSGPAINILAIVLTGAVLGPEMGIARAVGAISFAVIIGLAMHLIYRKEEQEKIEASIGMPEPQVSRPLWQNALYFGSMVAILVFANWGKPGEASGLWQAIYAAKWMLSGLFALALAVILVLWFNVGKTRMLIAALPVVVLALAVPQHPTLAFVAGAIGLSVLTATARDEAGELRDWFEASWDFAKKILPLLLWGVLIAGALLGRPEHEGLIPSQWIAGLVGGNSLWANLFASVVGAFMYFATLTEVPILQGLIGAGMGKGPALALLLSGPALSLPNMLVIRSIMGTQKTVVFVTLVVVMSTVAGMLYGAFF; via the coding sequence ATGGATTGGTCACGGGAATGGAAGCCCTTGGCGGCGATCATCGCCGTCTTTCTTGCTTGCTATTATCTGCCCATCGACTGGCTGCGTCAGTCGCGGCGGGTGGAAAACGCCCTGTGGGAATCCCTGCACCTGGTGAACTGGTATGCCCAGGAGCATGTCTTGCTGTGCCTAATACCGGCCTTTTTCATCGCCGGGGCGGTGGGGGTATTCGTCAGCCAGGCGGCGGTCATGAAATATCTCGGCCCCAAGGCCAACAAGGGGTTGGCCTACGGGGTCGCGTCCGTGTCGGGAACGGTGCTGGCGGTCTGCTCTTGCACCATCCTGCCCCTGTTCGCGGGGATTTATCGCATGGGCGCGGGGCTTGGTCCGGCCAGTGCCTTTTTGTATTCGGGCCCGGCCATCAATATTCTCGCCATTGTGTTGACCGGGGCGGTTTTGGGGCCCGAGATGGGCATAGCGCGCGCGGTGGGCGCGATCAGCTTTGCCGTGATCATCGGTTTGGCCATGCATCTGATCTATCGCAAGGAAGAGCAAGAGAAAATTGAAGCGTCCATCGGCATGCCCGAGCCGCAGGTGTCGCGACCCCTGTGGCAGAACGCCCTGTATTTCGGCTCGATGGTCGCCATTCTGGTGTTCGCCAATTGGGGCAAGCCCGGCGAGGCTTCTGGATTGTGGCAGGCCATTTACGCCGCCAAATGGATGCTCAGCGGGCTGTTTGCCCTGGCATTGGCGGTGATCCTGGTGCTTTGGTTCAACGTCGGAAAAACGCGCATGCTCATCGCCGCGCTGCCGGTGGTGGTGCTGGCCTTGGCCGTGCCCCAGCATCCGACCCTGGCGTTTGTCGCGGGCGCCATCGGGCTGTCGGTCTTGACGGCCACGGCCCGCGACGAGGCGGGTGAGTTGCGCGATTGGTTCGAGGCGAGCTGGGATTTCGCCAAGAAAATTCTGCCGCTGCTGCTGTGGGGTGTGCTGATCGCCGGAGCTTTGCTCGGTCGTCCCGAGCACGAAGGTCTGATCCCTTCCCAATGGATTGCCGGGCTGGTGGGCGGCAATTCCCTGTGGGCGAACTTGTTTGCCTCGGTGGTGGGAGCGTTCATGTATTTTGCCACCCTCACCGAGGTTCCCATTCTGCAGGGGCTCATCGGCGCGGGCATGGGCAAGGGCCCGGCCTTGGCGCTGCTCTTGTCGGGGCCGGCACTGAGCCTGCCCAACATGCTGGTGATCCGCAGCATCATGGGCACGCAGAAAACGGTGGTGTTCGTCACGCTGGTGGTGGTCATGTCGACCGTCGCCGGGATGCTTTATGGAGCGTTTTTCTAA
- a CDS encoding YeeE/YedE family protein, producing the protein MPLSTFWLWFFAYLGIGLLLGTVLYRSDFCMAGMLRDAFLFRDRTRLRHLFLAVMLTLFLFLLVRESGWQTFESPAGFNRGSLLGAAGGVVFGIGMVLAGGCVFSTLYKMAGGNLTYVLVFCGIITGSLLYAEFFPWLHVLEQQLALGGAASLNQLWPQAARAASWLLVAGSVILFIRWQRQGRWQIHSAAEGFVQPWLAAVFLAWLNGAAYLLSGLPMGISTAYAKLGSFAENLFLPAHVAQLEYFNRITLVIKAGETLLYGGAGPRLDMVAYTEGALLLGILLGAFFNALLLRELRIHGWPPMRQGGAAFAGGVLLALGARMANGCNIKHLLGGLPLLSFQSLLFFGGLLVGTWLGARLLPRIILR; encoded by the coding sequence ATGCCGCTAAGCACCTTCTGGTTGTGGTTTTTTGCCTATCTCGGCATTGGCCTGCTGCTCGGCACGGTGCTCTATCGCAGTGATTTCTGCATGGCGGGTATGTTGCGCGATGCTTTCCTGTTCAGGGATCGGACGCGGCTGCGTCATCTGTTTCTTGCCGTCATGCTCACGCTTTTTCTCTTTCTACTGGTGCGCGAGAGCGGATGGCAGACCTTTGAGAGCCCGGCGGGGTTTAACCGCGGATCTCTGCTGGGCGCGGCGGGCGGGGTGGTGTTCGGCATCGGCATGGTGCTGGCCGGCGGCTGCGTGTTCAGCACCCTGTACAAAATGGCCGGCGGCAATCTGACCTACGTCCTGGTGTTTTGCGGGATCATCACCGGCAGTCTGCTCTATGCCGAATTCTTTCCCTGGCTGCATGTTCTCGAGCAGCAGTTGGCCTTAGGGGGAGCGGCAAGCCTGAATCAACTCTGGCCGCAAGCGGCCCGCGCGGCAAGCTGGCTTCTGGTCGCCGGGTCGGTCATTCTGTTTATCCGCTGGCAGCGCCAAGGACGGTGGCAGATTCACTCGGCCGCCGAGGGCTTTGTTCAGCCCTGGCTGGCCGCCGTTTTTCTCGCCTGGCTCAATGGGGCAGCCTATCTGCTCAGCGGCCTTCCCATGGGCATTTCCACGGCTTACGCCAAACTCGGGTCGTTTGCAGAAAATCTATTTCTGCCCGCCCATGTGGCGCAGTTGGAGTATTTCAACCGAATCACCTTGGTGATCAAGGCCGGAGAAACCTTGCTGTACGGCGGCGCCGGGCCGCGGCTGGATATGGTGGCCTACACCGAAGGCGCGCTCTTGTTGGGCATACTGCTGGGAGCGTTTTTCAATGCCCTGCTGCTGCGTGAATTACGTATCCATGGCTGGCCGCCGATGCGCCAAGGTGGCGCGGCTTTTGCTGGAGGAGTGTTGCTGGCCCTGGGAGCGCGTATGGCCAATGGTTGCAACATTAAACACCTGTTGGGCGGCTTGCCGCTGCTCTCGTTCCAATCCCTGCTGTTTTTCGGCGGGTTGCTGGTCGGTACCTGGTTGGGTGCGCGCCTGCTGCCCCGCATCATTCTGAGGTGA
- a CDS encoding thioredoxin family protein, protein MKKIKILGTGCAKCHKLEENAKAAAAALGLDCEFEKVSNINDIVKFGILAMPGLVVDDKLVSSGKVLSAEDIKKSDRLNSVASRFLSLAWVQICR, encoded by the coding sequence ATGAAAAAGATCAAGATTCTCGGAACCGGCTGCGCCAAGTGTCACAAGCTCGAGGAAAACGCCAAGGCCGCCGCGGCGGCGCTAGGATTGGATTGTGAGTTCGAAAAAGTCAGCAACATCAACGACATCGTAAAGTTCGGCATCTTGGCGATGCCTGGACTCGTGGTGGATGACAAGCTTGTTTCCTCGGGCAAGGTTCTTTCTGCTGAGGACATCAAAAAATCTGATCGGCTGAATTCCGTCGCATCTCGATTTTTATCATTGGCTTGGGTCCAGATATGCCGCTAA
- a CDS encoding C-GCAxxG-C-C family protein — MDKDRRKVLGMAGCMAAAGVLGGGALKLVGAQDAKPEAKQQITKRPEVKLDSKGKVLHEPLPYVALDPEAALDLSYTNKLMGDCMYGVFSTIVEMLAEKVGGPYLTYPTTVTRVGAGGIVGWGATCGAVQGAAMAIYLVSPNPTPVIDEVLNYYQYTMLPDVKPKNAKMDIVPSKADSTLCHVSISHWTKASGAKAFSKERTERCAQLAADLTRKTVMALNEQLAGEFKGVFPIPEEVKACRACHDMGGAMENTRGKMNCLTCHSGHDEIKPNIYEKPPVKL, encoded by the coding sequence ATGGACAAGGATCGCAGAAAAGTTCTCGGGATGGCAGGATGCATGGCCGCGGCGGGTGTTCTCGGCGGCGGCGCGCTGAAGTTGGTCGGCGCGCAGGATGCCAAGCCGGAAGCCAAGCAGCAAATCACCAAGCGCCCCGAGGTCAAGCTGGACAGCAAGGGCAAGGTGCTGCATGAGCCCCTGCCCTATGTGGCGCTGGATCCCGAGGCGGCGCTGGATCTGTCCTACACCAACAAGCTCATGGGCGATTGCATGTACGGGGTGTTTTCCACCATCGTCGAGATGCTCGCCGAAAAAGTCGGCGGCCCCTATCTGACCTATCCGACCACCGTGACGCGCGTCGGCGCGGGCGGCATCGTCGGTTGGGGCGCCACCTGCGGCGCGGTTCAGGGCGCCGCCATGGCGATCTACCTGGTTTCGCCCAATCCGACGCCGGTGATCGACGAGGTGCTTAACTACTACCAGTACACCATGCTGCCGGACGTCAAACCCAAAAACGCCAAGATGGACATCGTGCCCTCCAAGGCCGATTCGACCCTGTGTCACGTCTCGATTTCCCACTGGACCAAGGCCTCCGGCGCCAAGGCCTTTTCCAAGGAGCGCACCGAGCGCTGCGCACAGTTGGCCGCGGATTTGACCCGCAAAACCGTCATGGCGCTCAATGAACAGCTCGCCGGAGAATTCAAGGGGGTGTTTCCCATCCCCGAGGAGGTGAAGGCGTGCCGCGCCTGCCACGACATGGGCGGGGCCATGGAAAACACCCGCGGCAAGATGAACTGTCTGACCTGTCACAGCGGGCACGACGAGATCAAGCCCAATATTTACGAAAAACCGCCCGTGAAACTCTAA
- the mobB gene encoding molybdopterin-guanine dinucleotide biosynthesis protein B, with the protein MTPPVVSIVAKSGTGKTTLLEKLIAEMKSRGYRVGAIKHDAHSFSIDHEGKDSWRLTQAGADTMLITSPQKIAMVKQNPEAQEPPLTQTIETYFGDVDIILTEGFKRSAMPKIEVHRRERSPSLLCRGEEHDSTLFAVASDEPLELDVPVYDINDAQGLCDLIVSRFLS; encoded by the coding sequence ATGACCCCGCCCGTCGTCTCCATCGTCGCCAAAAGCGGCACCGGAAAGACCACCCTACTGGAAAAACTGATTGCTGAAATGAAATCTCGCGGCTACCGCGTGGGCGCCATCAAGCATGACGCCCACAGCTTCAGCATTGATCACGAAGGCAAGGATTCCTGGCGTCTGACCCAGGCCGGCGCCGACACCATGCTCATCACCTCGCCGCAAAAAATCGCCATGGTCAAGCAAAACCCCGAGGCCCAGGAACCACCTCTCACCCAGACGATCGAGACCTATTTCGGCGATGTGGACATCATCCTCACCGAGGGGTTCAAGCGCAGCGCCATGCCCAAGATCGAGGTCCATCGCCGCGAGCGCAGCCCCAGTCTGCTGTGTCGCGGCGAGGAGCACGACTCGACGCTGTTCGCGGTGGCTTCGGACGAGCCCCTGGAGCTCGATGTGCCGGTTTACGACATCAATGATGCCCAAGGGCTGTGCGATCTGATCGTGAGCCGCTTTTTGTCATGA
- the mobA gene encoding molybdenum cofactor guanylyltransferase, producing MQNPHNDWQKPSDVTGVILAGGRSTRMGRDKATLEIAGQTLFARTLTMMREVFSRLLIAGDRPDLATDEVPCVPDLYPGSALGGLHGALSAAATPWVFVVPCDLAHPDAGLVRHLLEQRKDCDLVVPRTPQGLEPVFALYHKNCLPLMERMLQRGDYRIYDFYRQVRVRYLDTQGFPAHWRRSLTNLNTPDDVRRLTKEAP from the coding sequence ATGCAAAATCCGCATAACGATTGGCAAAAACCCAGCGATGTCACCGGCGTCATCCTCGCCGGGGGGCGCAGCACCCGCATGGGACGCGACAAGGCCACCCTGGAGATCGCGGGACAGACCCTTTTCGCGCGCACCCTGACGATGATGCGCGAGGTTTTTTCGCGACTGCTCATCGCCGGCGACCGCCCGGATCTGGCCACGGACGAGGTGCCCTGCGTGCCGGATCTCTATCCCGGCAGCGCCCTAGGGGGACTGCACGGCGCCCTGAGCGCCGCCGCCACACCCTGGGTGTTCGTGGTGCCCTGCGATCTGGCTCATCCCGATGCGGGCCTGGTGCGCCATCTGCTGGAGCAGCGCAAGGACTGCGACCTGGTGGTGCCGCGCACCCCGCAGGGCCTCGAACCGGTGTTCGCCCTCTATCACAAAAACTGCCTGCCCCTCATGGAACGGATGCTCCAGCGGGGCGATTACCGCATCTACGACTTTTACCGCCAGGTACGGGTGCGCTATCTCGATACGCAAGGGTTTCCCGCGCACTGGCGACGTTCCCTGACCAATCTCAATACGCCGGACGACGTCCGGCGCCTGACCAAGGAGGCCCCATGA
- a CDS encoding stage II sporulation protein M, whose protein sequence is MYDEKQRLQVHFTNLGKSLSAVKTHIAAVILVFVLGMVAGIVSPTRAEEMVVAAFAELVGKLGELSTLELMLAIFLRNAAAVGLTLLLGTLFMIFPLIAAYVNGMLVGYVVFLSPGDIWKLVPHGIFELPAVFIGWGLGLWCGLWIFHAPRWQTLKDRFRRAGLIYVLFLLPLLVVAAIIEGGLASLLLRAR, encoded by the coding sequence ATGTACGATGAAAAACAGAGGCTCCAAGTTCATTTCACCAATCTTGGCAAGTCTCTTTCCGCCGTGAAAACGCACATCGCCGCTGTCATCCTGGTGTTCGTCCTGGGAATGGTCGCGGGCATCGTCTCACCGACTCGCGCCGAGGAGATGGTGGTCGCGGCCTTTGCCGAGCTGGTCGGAAAGCTGGGAGAGTTGTCGACCTTGGAGCTGATGCTGGCGATTTTTCTGCGCAACGCGGCGGCGGTGGGCCTGACCCTGTTGTTGGGGACCCTGTTCATGATTTTTCCGCTGATCGCGGCTTATGTGAACGGCATGCTGGTGGGATATGTGGTATTTCTGAGCCCGGGGGATATCTGGAAGCTCGTTCCCCATGGGATTTTCGAGTTGCCGGCGGTTTTCATCGGCTGGGGCCTGGGGTTGTGGTGCGGCCTGTGGATTTTTCACGCGCCCCGTTGGCAGACCCTCAAGGACCGTTTCCGCCGCGCCGGCCTGATCTACGTTCTTTTCCTCCTGCCCCTGCTCGTCGTGGCTGCGATCATCGAAGGGGGGCTGGCCAGTCTGCTCCTGCGCGCGCGTTAG
- a CDS encoding winged helix-turn-helix domain-containing protein yields MKPLQVRSKIWLEVEGAPLLGDGRERLLRLIDELGSINAAARRMGLTYRRAWGYVQAMEDKLATPLVLREKGGAGGGSSALTPEARMLLDKFERLRQGLNQIIDEKFAEIFSPAND; encoded by the coding sequence ATGAAGCCCCTGCAGGTGCGCTCCAAGATCTGGCTGGAAGTCGAGGGCGCGCCGCTCCTCGGCGACGGCCGCGAACGGCTGCTGCGCCTCATCGATGAACTCGGCTCCATCAACGCCGCGGCCCGGCGCATGGGGCTGACCTATCGACGCGCCTGGGGCTACGTTCAGGCCATGGAAGACAAGCTGGCCACCCCCCTGGTGCTGCGCGAAAAAGGCGGCGCCGGCGGCGGCAGTTCCGCCCTGACGCCCGAGGCGCGCATGCTGCTCGACAAGTTCGAGCGCCTTCGCCAGGGGCTTAACCAGATCATTGATGAGAAATTCGCCGAAATTTTTTCTCCGGCAAACGACTGA
- a CDS encoding sigma-54-dependent transcriptional regulator — MFTPSILIVEDDLRMRQLLRDTLAAEEIAAEVSDDSREAARILESQKIDIVITDLMMPHLDGMEILARARRSNPDCAVILITGYGTIESAVAAIRKGAYDYVQKPFEPDALLLIVRRAQEHVRLLRENQRLRRQVEELHGEELIGTSPRMMELKAFLAKVAPFDTTVLIQGETGTGKELVARLIHQWSARGTQRFLPVNCGALPEPLLESELFGHARGAFTGADRDKKGLFETVDKGTIFLDEINSISPAFQVKLLRVLQEGTYLKVGGRDPQKVDVRVIAAGNTPLDKEVEAGRFRKDLYYRLNVVPVDIPPLRERREDIALLVHHFLAKYGAKYGKRLKGINARALDLLRGYAWPGNVRELENIIERAIIVAETSELKPEHLPSLTAPSAGPTLVDDDLMPLDELEKRMIFRALRHTDGNRGKAAEILGISPVSLWRKLKKYESS, encoded by the coding sequence ATGTTCACCCCGTCCATTCTCATCGTTGAAGATGATCTGCGCATGCGCCAACTGCTGCGCGATACCCTGGCCGCCGAGGAGATCGCGGCGGAAGTCAGCGACGACAGCCGCGAGGCGGCGCGCATCCTGGAATCGCAGAAGATCGATATCGTCATCACCGATTTGATGATGCCCCATCTCGACGGCATGGAAATCCTCGCGCGCGCTCGGCGGAGCAATCCCGATTGCGCGGTGATTCTCATCACCGGCTACGGCACCATCGAGTCGGCGGTGGCCGCGATCCGCAAAGGGGCCTATGACTATGTGCAGAAACCCTTTGAGCCCGACGCCCTGCTGCTCATCGTGCGCCGCGCCCAGGAACACGTGCGGCTGCTGCGCGAAAACCAACGTCTGCGCCGCCAGGTCGAGGAACTGCACGGCGAGGAACTGATCGGCACCAGCCCGCGAATGATGGAACTCAAGGCTTTTCTCGCCAAGGTCGCGCCCTTCGACACCACGGTGCTCATCCAGGGGGAAACCGGCACCGGCAAGGAACTCGTCGCTCGGCTCATCCATCAGTGGAGCGCGCGCGGCACGCAACGGTTTCTGCCGGTGAACTGCGGGGCGCTGCCCGAACCCTTGCTGGAATCCGAGTTGTTCGGGCATGCGCGCGGAGCTTTCACCGGCGCCGATCGCGACAAAAAGGGTTTATTCGAGACGGTTGACAAAGGCACGATTTTTCTTGATGAAATCAATTCCATCTCGCCGGCTTTTCAGGTCAAGCTGCTGCGGGTGCTGCAGGAAGGGACCTATCTCAAGGTTGGTGGACGCGACCCGCAAAAGGTCGACGTGCGGGTCATCGCCGCCGGCAATACGCCCCTGGACAAGGAGGTCGAGGCGGGTCGCTTTCGCAAGGATCTTTACTATCGTCTCAATGTGGTGCCCGTGGACATCCCGCCCCTGCGCGAACGCCGCGAGGACATCGCTCTTCTGGTCCATCACTTTCTGGCCAAATACGGCGCCAAGTACGGCAAGCGCCTCAAGGGGATCAACGCGCGGGCGCTGGATCTTCTGCGCGGCTATGCCTGGCCGGGCAACGTGCGGGAACTGGAAAACATCATCGAGCGCGCCATCATCGTGGCCGAAACAAGTGAGCTGAAGCCCGAGCATCTGCCGTCCTTGACCGCGCCATCGGCCGGCCCGACCTTGGTGGACGATGATTTGATGCCCCTTGACGAACTGGAAAAACGCATGATTTTTAGGGCATTGCGCCACACGGACGGCAATCGCGGCAAGGCTGCGGAGATTTTAGGCATCAGTCCGGTCTCCCTGTGGCGCAAGCTCAAGAAGTACGAATCCTCCTGA
- a CDS encoding two-component system sensor histidine kinase NtrB codes for MRRSDEIPSGETQACAELRTANQAYARYIRDKTNQLLEMMGTRTLQPEELDDQALIELDPIGIVAGSFKQILAHLNQTIEELRQARAAETEQREFYLREKLKLIQVIESLSEGLLVLDEHNRIVSCNRAADEITDGSATEMLEQPLEALFPDMEPFLRPEARDMQGGEIRHRTRDGRERLLSANIGRLLDREGQCIGRVLTFRDSTDEKKRTELYHRAEKLAAIGQLSAGVAHELNTPLGSVLGYARLLLKDRTLNATQRAWTEIIAEQVKKSSAIIQGLLRFARQSNPAQRCLSACRLNDIITQTLPVLSTELSKRKIELVSDLEPLPAVMADPRELEQLVLNLTMNALQAIGAKGRIEVRTRHVGSRVLMTVEDNGPGIPEQIRSRIFDPFYTTKPLGEGTGLGLSICSGIVSDLGGTIDVASREGQGATFIVSLPAEQV; via the coding sequence ATGCGTAGGTCCGATGAAATCCCGTCCGGCGAGACCCAGGCGTGCGCCGAGTTGCGGACCGCCAATCAGGCCTACGCACGTTATATTCGGGACAAGACCAACCAGCTGCTGGAAATGATGGGGACCCGTACCCTGCAACCCGAGGAATTGGATGATCAAGCGCTGATCGAGTTGGATCCCATCGGCATCGTGGCCGGGTCGTTCAAGCAGATCCTTGCCCATCTCAACCAGACCATCGAGGAATTGCGGCAGGCCCGGGCGGCGGAAACGGAACAGCGCGAGTTTTATCTGCGGGAAAAACTCAAGCTGATTCAGGTCATCGAAAGCCTCTCGGAAGGCTTGTTGGTGCTCGATGAGCACAACCGGATTGTGTCCTGCAACCGGGCGGCGGACGAAATCACCGATGGGTCGGCGACCGAAATGCTCGAGCAGCCCCTGGAGGCCCTGTTTCCCGACATGGAGCCTTTCCTGCGACCTGAAGCGCGAGATATGCAGGGGGGGGAGATCCGCCATCGCACCCGCGATGGGCGCGAACGCCTGCTTTCCGCCAATATCGGGCGGCTGCTGGACAGGGAAGGGCAGTGCATCGGCCGGGTACTGACCTTTCGCGACAGTACCGATGAGAAGAAACGCACCGAACTCTACCACCGCGCCGAAAAACTCGCCGCCATCGGACAGCTCTCCGCCGGGGTGGCCCATGAACTCAATACCCCCTTGGGCAGTGTGCTGGGATATGCACGGCTGCTCCTCAAGGATCGAACCCTCAACGCGACGCAACGGGCCTGGACCGAGATCATCGCCGAGCAGGTGAAAAAGAGCAGCGCCATCATTCAGGGACTGCTGCGCTTCGCCCGCCAGTCCAATCCGGCGCAGCGCTGCCTCAGCGCTTGCCGCCTCAACGACATCATCACCCAGACCCTGCCGGTGCTCTCCACGGAGCTGAGCAAGCGCAAAATCGAATTGGTCAGCGACTTGGAACCCTTGCCCGCGGTGATGGCCGATCCCCGCGAACTGGAGCAGTTGGTGCTCAATCTGACCATGAACGCCCTGCAAGCCATCGGCGCCAAGGGGCGCATCGAGGTCCGCACCCGTCATGTCGGCTCGCGCGTGCTGATGACGGTCGAGGACAACGGGCCGGGTATTCCCGAACAGATCCGTTCGCGCATCTTCGATCCCTTTTACACCACCAAGCCCCTGGGCGAAGGCACGGGGCTGGGGCTGTCCATCTGCTCGGGGATCGTCAGCGACCTGGGGGGAACCATCGATGTCGCCAGCCGCGAAGGGCAGGGGGCGACCTTCATTGTGTCACTGCCGGCCGAGCAGGTCTGA
- a CDS encoding sulfurtransferase TusA family protein, protein MESREIIETIDLNILGQVCPACLLVVLKALNTHEARLRGGRTRLLVRTDHRDSTRTVPESARKMGYEVEVRKVDGFYEISIGSKHA, encoded by the coding sequence ATGGAGTCCAGGGAGATCATCGAAACCATCGACCTCAATATTCTCGGCCAGGTGTGTCCGGCCTGTCTGCTGGTGGTTCTGAAAGCCCTCAACACGCACGAAGCGCGTTTGCGCGGCGGCCGCACGCGGCTGTTGGTGCGGACCGACCATCGCGACAGCACGCGCACGGTGCCCGAATCGGCACGCAAGATGGGCTATGAAGTGGAAGTCAGGAAAGTGGACGGTTTCTACGAGATTTCCATTGGGAGTAAACATGCGTAG
- a CDS encoding molybdopterin molybdotransferase MoeA — protein sequence MLTYQQALETVLRTLSPLPAEELPLPEALGRALARDVVAGWDMPPADNSAMDGFAFAHASLALRDELQVAGTARAGGGFAQKVSVGAAVKIMTGAPLPEGCDTVVALEDVVEDAGRIRPRKPVKKGDHVRYRGEEFREGEELLKEGTTLRAGEIGLLASAGVARVQVYRQPRVALLTTGDELVDLGVRPGPGQIVNSNLYLISARLREEGCTVWPLAIASDQRGALTERLAQGLEADLLLTTGGVSMGDYDLVQSCLNDLGFQLGFWKVAIKPGKPVLFGTVKGTPVFGLPGNPAAAAATFQLFVRPALRRLAGYRDPLAPHCRAILTARVHGGGSRQCFLWGRIDEEQGRYLFTPASRQSSGQNRGMQQAQALLAVPAHSPDLHRGDEVEVMLLYLPQGNFRGPGAIGVDNRQPSLDE from the coding sequence ATGTTGACCTATCAGCAAGCCCTGGAAACGGTTTTGCGGACCCTCTCCCCCCTGCCCGCCGAGGAACTGCCGCTACCCGAGGCCCTGGGCCGGGCCCTCGCCCGCGATGTCGTCGCCGGCTGGGACATGCCCCCGGCCGACAACTCGGCCATGGACGGCTTCGCCTTTGCCCATGCGTCCCTTGCGCTTCGAGATGAACTCCAGGTCGCGGGAACGGCGCGGGCCGGCGGCGGCTTCGCACAGAAGGTTTCGGTCGGCGCGGCGGTGAAAATCATGACGGGCGCGCCCCTGCCCGAAGGCTGCGATACGGTCGTGGCCCTGGAAGACGTGGTGGAGGACGCAGGGCGCATCCGCCCGCGCAAACCGGTGAAAAAAGGCGATCACGTGCGCTATCGCGGTGAGGAATTTCGCGAGGGGGAAGAGTTGCTGAAGGAGGGTACGACCCTGCGCGCCGGAGAAATCGGTCTCCTCGCCTCAGCCGGAGTGGCACGCGTTCAGGTATACCGCCAGCCGCGCGTGGCGCTGCTCACCACAGGCGACGAACTGGTCGATCTCGGGGTTCGTCCAGGTCCCGGGCAGATCGTCAACTCCAACCTCTACCTGATCAGCGCGCGATTGCGCGAGGAGGGCTGCACGGTCTGGCCCCTGGCCATTGCCTCCGACCAGCGCGGAGCCCTCACGGAGCGTCTTGCCCAAGGGTTGGAGGCTGATCTGTTGCTCACCACCGGCGGGGTGTCCATGGGCGATTACGATCTGGTGCAGAGCTGCCTCAATGACCTTGGTTTTCAGCTCGGCTTCTGGAAAGTCGCCATCAAGCCCGGCAAACCCGTGCTGTTCGGCACGGTCAAGGGCACACCCGTCTTCGGCCTGCCCGGCAATCCCGCCGCAGCCGCCGCCACCTTTCAACTCTTCGTGCGCCCGGCCCTGCGTCGGCTGGCCGGTTATCGCGATCCCCTGGCGCCGCATTGCCGAGCCATCCTGACCGCCAGGGTGCATGGCGGCGGCTCACGCCAGTGCTTTCTTTGGGGTCGCATCGACGAGGAGCAGGGCCGCTACCTGTTCACCCCCGCCAGCCGCCAGAGTTCGGGCCAGAATCGCGGCATGCAGCAGGCCCAGGCCTTGCTCGCGGTTCCCGCCCACAGCCCCGACCTGCATCGCGGCGACGAGGTCGAAGTCATGCTGCTCTACCTGCCCCAGGGCAATTTTCGCGGCCCGGGGGCGATCGGCGTGGACAATCGACAACCAAGCCTGGATGAATAA